TCGGAATGCTACATTCTCGATTGGTCCGTTGTGGTCTTGTCTATCCTCTGCCATATTACAGGCTCGTGATGGGTTATGGTAAGGATTTGGCGATACTGACCTTCGGGGCCTCTTGGCGTGTACAGGACATCGGGGATGGGAAGCAGTGAATGAACAAAATCAGTTATACATTGGTCTTTACTGACGGGAGTAGCGAATTCAGGGGAGAAGGAAGGAACCATCATGGAACGTTTGAACGAGAATGATGAAACCATCACGAACCCGTGGCGAAGGTTCACGCTGATTTTCTTACTACTCGTTGCATTGGCGACGATTTTCAACGTATACCACGATTCCGATCTGCTCAATTCCCTGTCCGCAAGCGAACACATGTGGGTGAATTGGGGACTGTCAGTCTTGTGGTTTTTGATAGGCATTCTACTCATTCGCCACCTGTCGCGTGTCATTACCTATCTAGCGGGGCGACAGGGGAAGTATGACGCTCGTGTTACGATGTTGGCCAACAGGTCGCTCAGTGCAGTGGGATACCTGTTCGTTTTGGTCGTTGGTCTCCATTTACTTCATGTGAAGGTGGGCAGTATCCTGGTCGGTGGCGCAGTGACAGGTGTCATCGTCGGTATCGGTGCACAATCGACACTGTCCAATTTTTTCGCTGGACTAATCTTATTTACGCTACGGCCATTCTCTGTTGGCCAGACCATCATGGCACGCACATACCTATTTGGGGGAATTGAGTACAGTGGCGTCGTTCACGATATCAACTGGTATCACACCGTGTTGACGGATGGCGTGCAGAAACGGATTATCCCAAATTCATCCATGATCATCTCCGCCATCACCATTGTGTCAGAAACCAATACGCAAATTCACTCTATTCCCTTGCCGTACACAGTGCCGATGCATGAATTTGAAGAAGAAATACGGACGGCTTCACAGGACCAGGCTACAGTCGTATTGCGCGAATTCGGTGAGAAGACGTACACAGTGGAATTGAAAATGCCGGTGGGAATCGACGCGGATGTGATACGGACTGTGATCGCAAAGCATTGCTCATAACTGCAAAAAATCCGGACAGCGACGTGCGTGTCCGGATAATACAATGGGCCTTGTGTCACCGATATGCCGGTGAATCTGTGTCGAACCGTTCTTGGTCGCATGGTGTGAGTGGACCTTCGTCCGAATTTACCGGTTCCCGCTCGTCTAGCGGGAAACTTTCTTCCGCAGGCATGGCCTCAACCATCTGCATTCCCGCAATGTCATGTTCACTAAAGATTGGCCTGTCAGTTCCTGAACCCCGGCTCATAAAATAACCTCCGTTCCATACATTTCAAAGGTAGTATGGACATAAACTGAAGGGATATACTCAAAGCTCTGCCAGGTCGTGAAGATTGTCTTCTCTGAATGCCGACAATGAATGGACGCTTCGCCTGCCAAACGAAGCCTCAGGGCAGTGTGTTGGCAGGCGACTTGTACCAGTTTGCTGGGATCTGTGTGTTCGTCCAATCCTTTTTCGGCATAAACGAAGCATGGTGTTCATTGAAATATGCGTCAAGCATTTGATGCGCAATTACACCCGCGAGAGACGCACCGTAACCACCGCCAGGAATCATTACGGCCATAGCAACCTGCGGATTATCTAGTGGAGCATAGCAGATGAACACGGAGTTGTCCGTTTGATGACCGTGAATGGAGATTTGGGCTGTACCAGTTTTCGCAGCGACCTTGTAGTTTTCGCCAGAAAATAAGGTGTTTGCTGTCGCGTCAGCTCCGCCAGTCGTTACGTCATACATCGCTTGTTTAATGAGATTATAATATTGTTTCGATCCGCCAACTTGCCCCGTGACTTTTGTCTGATAGGTTGAAAGAGGCTTCGCACCATTCGCAGGCGTATCGTTGGCGCTAAACACGTTGTCGAGTAAATGCGGTTGTAGTCTTGTTCCGTTATTTGCCAGAGTCATGGCGTAGGTTGCCAATTGTATCGTGGTAAATGCTTGGGATTGACCAATGCCGGCCATCGCTAAGCTGGCTGGAGTGCCGTTATTCGGGTATTCCCCGGTCTTCTTAATGGATGCTTCGCTTTTGTGAAGGTCATACGGCTGAGGTGTAAAGTTTTTGGTGGAATCCATCACCTCGAACCCTCCCGATGATTCGTACGGCAGATCGATTCCGGTCTTTGTTCCTAATCCGAAGTCCTCTTCACCTTGAAATAGGGCATTTAAACCTTTTGCAAAGTCGGTATTTAAATAGTGTTGATAACTACCATCGCTGGCTGGGTACCAGCCACCACTTGTTGTACTGCTTCCGTA
This is a stretch of genomic DNA from Alicyclobacillus dauci. It encodes these proteins:
- a CDS encoding mechanosensitive ion channel family protein, translating into MERLNENDETITNPWRRFTLIFLLLVALATIFNVYHDSDLLNSLSASEHMWVNWGLSVLWFLIGILLIRHLSRVITYLAGRQGKYDARVTMLANRSLSAVGYLFVLVVGLHLLHVKVGSILVGGAVTGVIVGIGAQSTLSNFFAGLILFTLRPFSVGQTIMARTYLFGGIEYSGVVHDINWYHTVLTDGVQKRIIPNSSMIISAITIVSETNTQIHSIPLPYTVPMHEFEEEIRTASQDQATVVLREFGEKTYTVELKMPVGIDADVIRTVIAKHCS